The nucleotide window gacaggacaagagcttggaccaggacctgcgtagcgtgctcatttaggaaaggtctaattttcctaatattgttgAGGATGAACCTACAAGAGCaagcggtgctggcaacatgctccgtgaagctaagctGATCATCAATGAACACTCCCAGGTTTTTGTCCGTCCTGGAAGGCGagatggtcgaggaacctagctgtatggaaaggttgtgctgaatctttggttcagatTATATGACAAACAGTTCTGTATTCGCAAGGGTTAACCTGGAGATGGTGATCCCTTATCCAGAGTGAGATTTCCCCCAAgcatgccgagatgcgggcagaaaccgtgGGATCATCAGGGTGGTGATGAGTTGAGTGTCGTCcccatagcagtggtaggaaaagccatgttttcgaATGACAGAGCCTAGGGATGTtatgtatatcgaaaagagctGTTGTTCAAAcacagagccttgaggcacCCTGTTATCGAGACGTTGTggttcggagacgtcacctTCCAGGATACCCAAAATGACCTGcctgagaggtacgacttgaaccatagaagAGCTGTGTCAGAGACACCCATAGCCATGAGGGTCGACAGGAGGATGTGGTGATTAACCGTGTCAAAAGCGTCAGATAGATgcagtaagatcagcacagatgattatgaggctgcccttgcctgccttagggcttcaatgactgagagcagtgcagtctcagtggagtggCCACTTTTGAAaccagactgattgctatcgaggaggttattttgtgtgaagaaagaggagaGCTGGTTGAACTCAACACGTTTAAGAGTCTTGGCAATGAAgggaaaaaaaaagaaacgggtctgtagttctctagcatagcaggattgagtgtgggtttcttcagcaacGAGGTTATCCGAGCCTCTTTAAATTCAACAGGGAAGGTGCCAGTGGAATgggatgaattgataatgtgggtgagagcagggataactGACAGATAGATGGCCTGaaggagatgggtgggtatgggatctagcgggcaggtagtcGGATGGTTAGAAGCAAAGACCTTGGAAACATCCGCTTCAGATAGGAGAGAAGGAGGGGAGGGAGCATGTCTCAGAGGTTTGAGCATGCGCAAGAAGCGGCAGCTCGGAGAACTGACTGCTGATAGTtttcgttttcttcacaaagaagAAAGCAAAATAATCAGCCGTTAAGTTGAATAAGGGTGGGGGGGCAGGGGGACAAAGAAGAGTAGAGAAGGTCTTGAAGAGAATGTGAgagtcaggtgagttgttaatctTTGAATGGTAGTATAGGGTCTTAGCAGAGGAGATATCCGTGGAGAAGGAGGCAAGAAGAGACTACTAGAGACAGAGGTCAGAAGGATCTTTCGATCAGCGCCCCTTCCTCTCTGCAGCCCTAAGTGTTGAGCGATGCTCACGGAGAACCTCAGATAGCCAAGGGGCAGGTGGTGTGGCCCTGGCCGGTCCAGATGTTAGAGGGCATAATGTTTCTAAGCAGGATGTAAGAGTGGAACAAAGTGTGTCGGCGGCGTTGTCAGTATCTAACAGAGAGAGCTGGTTGGGAGGGGGGCTGCACGCGACTGCTGCCGCGGTGGACTGACTGCTTTAATAAGTGCTTCAATTGTGGACTGAACTTAGCAGGCCACGCCCGATAACAATCAACAACTaagttaatggccgaaactactgTAATACACTAACACACGCGAGGGCGCACCGGAACAAACGCaattgcagcacgtgagacaaaggtaaacaagagagcgtttcttagcaatGACACTGTGCTAAATCTTCACAAGTCTAAAaacaaatacacttacacgtttctgtaGACTCATGTTGATGCTGGGAAAACATGTGAGAGAAAACTCAATTTTACAGAGGATTATAAAGTTGATGTTTTTCTCATAGATATGCTGTGCTGAATGGTGTGCCAGCTGGTCAGTCTGTGTCTGTGTCCGGTCACAATATGAACGGGCGATATGTGAATGTCATCATACCTGGAAGTTCAAAAATTCTTTCTCTTGCTAAAGTGGAGGTGTATAAGGCAGGTACGGTCGTTCCATTAGCATTAAGTCTGGTCAACTTTAAAGCTTTTTAACTCCTAAGCCTGCACATCCCACATGAGATCTTTTAATGGTGTTGGTCTAATTCTCATTTTATCTTTTCTAGAGGATTTGGCATTAAGAGGACGGGCTGTACAGTCATCCACAGGATATGGTTGGGAAGCATCAAATGCCATTGACAATTTACCATTCACCTGCACCCATACTGACACATCTGATAACCCCTGGTGGAGACTGGATCTTCTGGATTCTTACTACATCTCTACAGTCGTCATCACTAACAGAAAAGACTGCTGTGCGGAGCGACTCAATGGAGCAGAAATTCGTATCGGAAACTCTTTGGAAAACAACGGCAACAATAATCCCAGGTGAAGTTATTGATGCTGTGAAAACATGTGAGAGAAAACTCTCAATTTTACAGAGATTTATAAAGTTGTTGTTTTTCTCTTAGATATGCTGTGCTGAATGGTTTGGCAGCGGGTCAGTCTGTGTCTGTGTCCTGTCACAATATAAACGGACGTTATGTGAACGTCATCATACCTGGACGTTCAAAAATTCTTTCTATTGCTAAAGTGGAGGTGTATCAGGCAGGTACGGTCTTTCCATTAGTATTAAGTCTGGTCAACTTTAAAGCTAATTAACTCCTAAGCCTGCACATCCCCACATGAGATCTATTAATGGTGTTTGTCTAATTCTCATTTTATCTTTTCTAGAGGATTTGGCATTAAGAGGACGGGCTGTACAGTCATCCACAGCATATGGTTGGGTAGCATCAAATGCCATTGACAATTTACCCTTCACCTGCACCCATACTGACACATCTGATAACCCCTGGTGGAGACTGGATCTTCTGGATTCTTACTACATCTCTACAGTCGTCATCACAAACAGAAAAGACTGCTGTGCGGAGCGACTCAACGGAGCAGAAATTCGTATTGGAAACTCTTTGGAAAACAACTGCAACAATAATCCCAGGTGAAGTTATTGATGCTGTGAAAACGTGTGAGAAAACTCTCAACTTTACAGAGATTTATAAAGTTGTTGTTTTTCTCTTAGATATGCTGTGCTGAATGGTGTGGCAGCGGGTCAGTCTGTGTCTGTGTCCTGTCACAATATAAACGGACGTTATGTGAACGTCATCATACCTGGACGTTCAAAAATTCTTTCTCTTGCTAAAGTGGAGGTGTATCAGGCAGGTACGGTCTTTCCATTAGTATAAAAGTCTGGTCAACTTTAAAGCTTATTAACTCCTAAGCCTGCACATCCCCACATGAGATCTATTAATGGTGTTGGTCTAATTCTCATTTCATCTTTTCTAGAGGATTTGGCATTAAGAGGACGGGCTGTGCAGTCATCCACAGCATATGGTTGGGTAGCATCAAATGCCATTGACAATTTACCCTTAACCTGCACCCATACTGACACATCTGATAACCCCTGGTGGAGACTGGATCTTCTGGATTCTTACTACATCTCTACAGTCGTCATAACTAACAGAAAAGACTGCTGTGCGGAGCGACTCAACGGAGCAGAAATTCGTATCGGAAACTCTCTAAAAAACAATGGCAACAATAATCCCAGGTCAAGTTAttgatgtttttaaaacatgtgAGAGAAAACTTTCAATTTTACAAAGGGATTAtaaagttgttgtttttatcTTAGATGTGTTGTGCTGAATGGTGTTGCAGCGGGTCAGTCTGTGTCTGTGTCCTGTCACAATATGAACGGACGATATGTGAACGTCATCATACCTGGAAGTTCAAAAATTCTTTCTCTTGCTAAAGTGGAGGTGTATAAAGCAGGTACAATCATTCTTAGTCTTGTTGAACCATTAGTGTAAAGTCTGGTCAACTTTAAAGCTTATTAAACTAGATGAGAGGAAAAAGTTGAATTTCCAAAATAGTTTTGAAATCTCTTATCTCCTCTTCTTCCGCTCAGAGCGGAAGCCCGGTCCTGCATTTATTGTCATCCGAGGAAGTTGATATTATGTCTGTGAATGTGGTAGATGCTGAGGAGCCTTCTCATTCGTCCCCTGCATGTGATGACTTATTAAAGGTTGTTACTAACGCAGTGGCTTGCTTGCTGTCGAGGTCATGGTCATGGAAAGCTCCACATTCGGCCCGTGTTCATGCCCCTCACGCCACCATGTATTCCAACATTGTGGGAATGGGTGAGCATGGATATTTAACAATGCCCCGGGTGGAGCAGATGCTCGCGAGCTAAAATCGTCTTTATCGGCCAAAGCCTATAAATTTGCAGGGCAGGCTGGGGCTTCTCTGCATACTCTAGCTGGCCTGCAGGCGAACCAAGCAGAAATGCTTAAAGATTTAGATGGAGAGGCGGGGGGTACATAGAATATGATGTTCCTCATGTAAGGGagtcagggttttacagccgctatttcatagttccaaagaaagacgggggTTACGTCCTATTTTAGATCTGCGCCATCTAAATCCGTCTGTTGCAAAATTAAAGTTCAAGATGTTAACTATAAAGCAGATTGTCACACAAATCAGATATGAGGACCGGTTTGTGAGGATAGATGTAAAAGAAGTGTATTTTCACATATGTATCCTTTCGCAAAACAGGAGATTCTTGAGGTTCGCTTTCGGGTGTGTGGCTTACCAATATTTGGTTCTCCCTTTTGGTCCATCTCTGTCATCCATGCATTTACAAAATGCATGGATGCAGCGCTGGCTCTGTTGCGACTCCGGGGCATCCGTGTCTTAAACTACATAGATGATTGGTTAATTTTAGCCCAATCAGAGGGTATGGCAGCGCAGCATGGAGATGCTGTGTTGACCCACATGAGACAACTGGGGTTAAGGCTAAATGCCAAGAAAAGCGTGCTCTCTCCAGCACAGATGCAGGCATTCAGCAACAATGCAGGGACATCTGTCCCCTGCTTGTGTCAAATCTATTATTTCGGCTGTAGGCAGAATGAAGTTaggcacacactgtaaaacagtTTCAGAGGCTATTGGGGCTGATGGCAGCAGCGTCCAATGTGATACCCCTTGGGCTGCTTCACATGAGACCGCTACAGTGGTGGCCAAAAACCAAAGGGTTTTCCCCGAGGGTCAACCCGCTACGTATGATCAAGGTCACGCGCAGATGTTTTTGTGCCTTAGATCTGTGGAAGATACCATGGTTTCTCTCCCAAGGGCTGATTCTGGGAGCTCAGTATTGTCGTGTTACGCTGACAACAGATGCCTCCCTCACAGGCTGGGGAGCAATTATGGAAGGCCATGTGGACCACAGATTATGTAAAGCCAATCAGCTCTACTGGCACAAAAATTGTCTAGAGATGATGGCGTTGCTTTATGCTCTGAGATGTTTTATCTCTCACCTGCAGGGCCATCACGTGTTAGTCCGGGAAGACAACACGTCGGTAGTCGCGTATATCAACCACCAGGGGGGTTTGCGTTCACGCCCTTTGTACAAATTGGCGTGACCTATCGGTACAGTTTTGGAGTTTCTGCAGGAAAATTTCACCGCAGGGTTATCTCCTTCTAGGCTGAAGGTGTATTTGGTGGCCATATCATCCTACCATGTCCCTTTGGGTGGGCAGCCCCTCGGGAGAGACCCGCTGGTGGTTCGCTTCCTTCGTGGCACTTGGAGGCTGAGGCCTGTGGTCCATCTCAGGGTTCCAGCCTAGAACCTGGCTGTTGTGCTGGAGGGTCTATCCATGGCTTCGTTTGAGCCTATTGAGACCGTTCCAGTCAAGTTTGTGGCACTTAAGACAGTACTTCTGCTGGCAGTCACTTCTCTGAGGAGGGTGGGTGACCTTCAGGCCCTGTCGGTTTCCCCTACATGTTTCAAATTCGCACCGGGGATGGTTAAGGCTTTCTTGTACCCAAGGCCTGGCTATGTGCCTAAGGCATCGACTAATGTGCCACAGCCTGTCATACTGCAAGCCCTCTGTCCTCCCTGGTTTAGGGATAGAAATCAGGAAAAGCTTAACTTGGTCTATTCAGTTACGAGACCTCGGACAGCCTTCGCCTGTTGCTTCAATGCAGGATGTCTGTGATATGGCAGGCTGGTCCTCTCCACTCATGTTTGTTTAGTTCTATGAGTGAGATGTTGGCGCTACACCTGGAGCCCAGGTGCTTATGTCTTAGCTGTGCATTTTTCTACACACAGACAGGCACTTGGTAGTATGGTGTTTTGGTACATCGTTCCCAAAGCATAGCTTCGACGACGCAGCTCAAGTTAGAGTTCTCAACGGGTCGGGTCGGCCCGACGGGACCCGCGGGTTCGGGCCGGGTTCGGGTCAAAAATATTAGCAAATGACTCAGGTCGGGTCGGACCGCGGGCTTAATATTTTCTGCtcagtgaaaaaaatattaatcattCATCGCTGCTGTTCACCGTAAAGAAAGTCTTGCTTCTGTGTGCTGCGAGTGCGTGCATCATGGAAAGGGGCGGGGGCAGATCTGACGCCGCTGCGTGCACGCTTTTAACCTGGAGAAGAAGAGAGGATGGAGTTGGTTAAAAGCAAACTTGCCGCAGGTGAATTTACCGTCGCTTGTACAGGAGTAGGAAAATCAGAGGTCTGGAAAGTGTTTGGAGTGGTGCTGGATACTGAAGGAAATCCTACAGGTTATGTGCAATGCTCAAAATGCAAGGTGCTTATGAAATATGACAGCAAAAAAACAGGGTCGTCCAGCCTGAGCCGCCATATATTAAACTGTGGGCATTCGACGACCACCACCACGACGCAGCAGCAATCAATGACGAAGTTCATGGCCAAAAATATCCCCCTTAAAACAAAACAGGCAGTTACAGATAAATGCGTTTACATGTGCGCCAAAGACATTAGGCCATTTTATTTTGTTCAAGGAGACTGCTTAGAACTTGCACAGGAGCTCATAAATGTTGGTGCAACACATGGCAGAGTTGCCGCAAGCTCTGTCCTCCCATCTCCCATCACAGTAGCATCACACTGTCGGAATTTGGCAGAGgaaaaaagagaaaagtttGCGAAGCAGGTGAAAGAGATCCTGAACAAAGGAGGAAAAGTGGGAATGTCTACAGATATGTGGACAGACGACTTCAGAAAGATTCACTATCTGTCAATAACGTGCCACTATGTTACAGAAGATTTTGAATTGATCGAAAAGAATCTGACCACGGCAACGTTTCCTGTGGATGAGAAAAAAACGGGCGATAACATCAAGAGGGAGCTGATCAAGCTTTTGGTCACCAAGTTCGGGTTCGACCCACTGTCATTAAAAGACATTGTTTGGGTTACAGACCAGGGAGCAAATGTAGTTAATACTCTCAGGTCATACACGAGACATGACTGTATGGACCACGTCCTCAACACTGTCCTTCGCCATGGACTTGATAATGATGCACTGACGCAGGTGGCCCCTGACTTCGCTGAAACAGTGACAGCAGCAAAGGCGCTTGTCAGGTATAGGAAGAAATGTTTTACTCTTATAATATTATTAGTATCCATTTATTTCCCCATTGGTAAATTATGGTAACGCTTTATATTACCACACGCAATATACcacgtaattaaaccgaatttacagcgtacaaTGACAGTGCATAAAGTGTTCTTAAAAATGCTTGTATTGACGCATGTTGCAAAGTTTCGTTCTACCAATAATAAGACCTATTAAATGAACAAATAGCGTGCAGCTTTGTTGTCACTGTTGTGTGATttcaaataaaaagtttttaacaaGAGTTTCAGATTGCAAAGCAACACTTGAAATATGCCCGCAAATGTTACAGTtacctggtaaatagggaataagttgctatttttattgtacttgcCTTAAAACACAGATAACTACATTAAATCAGCTGAACTTGCTATTAAAACCATAttagtaatataggctactaaaataaaagtgatttgctgttatattaatttgccgacgtggctcgTAGATATGACGGACGGTATACAATATTTTTATCAGATAAGTAGCGAAtataaaaattcacaataaaatacaatttcCCCATATTGCCTAAGGTCATACATTACAATAGGAACcctgtaataaaatacttaaCGTAtaattgtccatattttacccccTTATAACCCAAAACTTAACATATGTtattatacatacatacatacatacatacatataagtATGTacgtagaggtactctgttgttacaaatacgCAGTAAATTAGATTTAATTATGCGGTACATTGCTGGTCCtaatataaagtgttacctaaattattaatataatatgcATCTTTGTGTTTGATTATCACTACTAGGTTACTCATTTGTGTAACAGCGGCACTCTCTTATTGTCTCTACAGATATGTAAAGCAGTCGGGAATGACAGCGCAGCTCTCAAAGACCATCCTGCAGATGGTAGATACACGCTTCAGCACTGTGTATTTGACCCTTAAATCCATAAGTGACATTTACGCGGAGCTGCAGGAAAAATTGGAAGCGCGTGGAGAGAGTGACAGGATTGAAAAAATATCCCCCGACACTTTGGGCATGCTGGTGTCATTTTTAAAGCCCTTTTATGATGCTCAGCGTGAACTGGAGGGGGACAAATATCCCACACTGCATCTTGCGCTGCTATGGGTAGAGCGACTCCGACACCACTGCCAGCAAAATGCCAATGATACTGCCCAGCTGGCGGCAGTGCGTTAACGCCATGCGCACTGGTTGCAGGAAAAAATGGCCAAGTCTATCACTGATCTCCACAAAGCTGCAACATTCTTGTGGCTGAAATTTAACCAGTTGCGGATGCTGCCCGCTGACCAACGGGTAAATGTGCAACAATACGTAAAGTCCCGCCTGTCAGCTGCGCAGCAACCGGTACCCGAGGGTCCAGGTGAAGCGAGCCAGGAGACGAGTGCTTCGTCGTCGTCGGCAGCAGCAAAGAAGAACACCGCGCTTTGATGAATGGGAAAATGTATTCGGGGAAACCGAATCAGAAGAGGATGAGGTGGACAATTACGTCCGCCAGAGGCCAACAATGACCGACGATCAGGACCTGCTGGGCTGGTGGAAGACCAACAGCAGCGTGTATCCCAAACTGGCTCAGTTGGCACGGCAGGTGCTCTGTGTGCCGGCTAGCAGCAGTAGCAGCGAGAGGGTATTCAGTGTCGCTGGCCGTACCATTGAAGAAAGGAGAACACGCCTCAGTCCATCCACTGTGGACGCATTACTGTTTCTTCACGATGCCTTATAagtatattatgtttgtagGCTAGAcctattttgtttaaaaactctTCAAAAATTGTTTGGTGTGAAACGTAGCCCGCCCGCTGGCTGGGTACAtgtttaagaattatttttatttattattgtgtgatttttatttaaggcatatttaaatagcctatttataatatatttaaagtttatttttcagTTGTTTATATTGTTAAAAGTTCTGAACATTAAAGGTTGATTTAAATTCCCGTCTCCGTCTGCTGGTCATGATAATACGTGTATGAAAAggaaaggggggggggggggcgtcGGGCTGCGAGTCGGGTTCGGGCAGATAATTCATGTTGATGTGTCGGGTTATATCGGGTCCGGGCTTTAAAAGCCACGGGTCAGGTCGGGTCGTAATTTTCAGGCCCGTTGAGAACTCTAGCTCAAGTTCCCTCAAAGGGGAATGTCTCAGGTTACtaatgtaaccattgttccctgagaagggaacgagacgctgcgtctccctgccGTACTCCCTGCATCCCTGTCATGCCTTGCTTCGGCACAATCTAGCTGAAGCCGGCGTTGCCAGTTGCTCcttttatagcttcctggttcccacgtcacTCGCCCATGACGTGTCAGTTGCCCATTGGTTTGATTTGACATATGTGCTTCAGATGCAGTCACGCAGAGGGcattcccatagcgtagcttcggcgacgcagcgtctcattcccttctctGGGGAACAAAGATTACATTAGTAATCTGAGACGTTTTGTTAATAAACAAAGCTGTGTTAGACGgtgtttttatttcacataataAAAACACAGTCTAACACAGCTTTTGTTTATACACACTCCTGTCAAacacaacacagacacaccTCTTATACACATCTCCACATGAACATCTATTAAATCCAAAATCGAAAATTAGctgtattgcagtgtgtcatgtagctgtccatcaatgtaaacaatgtgcgaagtagttgaaccaaaaagtgcacgattaataaagttattggcttctaaagtAGGGAGTCGACTCTGCATCGCTGAAACGAGTCATCATATGGATTGAATCTCCTTCCTGTCTTTATCTAGGTAATACGAACACTTTGCATAATAATCTCTGCCTACAGCCTTGCCTGTTATGTTCCGAGCCTCCGAGTTAAGGTATACAGCGTCGGTGTTGTTCCCAGACAGTTTTTTCACAACCGAAGACTCCGTTTCCATGGTTACTtataacagatcaccgcgtcaaaattaAAGGCTCTCcggaaaaatttatttaaaagtcattttggttacatttggcaatctttaaagacatgtttactgattgttgaGACACTGCATGGTTTGCTTTGCCCCTGGCCCACAAGTGTCActcgaagctgtgggcggggctacaaaagtggtcatTGTATTTGGGTTTGGGGAGGTgtttcaattctactttgacatCATATTTCTGCACATTCCTGAACCAACCGTTTTCTTgacttggtgccaaaaactgttatatttcagtaaagaggacgttttcagttttgaaacttgcaggatgttcatttaagtatgatgacctcttatataacaaattatcaagttaaaattgattgTTCGATCCACCGCTCCTTTAAGTTACAcctgcttaaatgagtgtaaaaatgTTCATGTCTGTCattgtttttattgcttggattaatgatgaatgatgtgcaTTGATGTTGGTGTTTAAACTCTAATATACTGTCAGGGAGTTACGTTGGCAAGTGGCTAACACATGTTGCACTTTGggttttgctatgacccggttagcttacataaatgcttaaatgagtgtaaaaactTTAGTTTCTGTCGTTGTTTTTATTGCTTAGATTAATtatgaatgatgtgtattgatCTCGATAATGTCTTCTCAGTAAATGATATAAGCACATTTCAATACATGTTGCACTATTGTTGGTCTCTGCCACTGATCTGTGCGGAGACCGggtcagttgaccaatcagagcagggTAGGCTACTGAAAGGTGGGCTTCACACAAATCgtttggggatctctgagaaatggggtaattttaaatttatattttgagaaaattacagtgttttttgacctcgcatgcatttaaacctgttgtccAGGACTTATAAACAGTAATAGGATGCTTAAAATTTGCATCTTACTGGCTCTTTAATGGTTTTGGTCTAATTCTCATTTCATCTTTTCTAGAGAATTTGGCATTAAAAGGACGGGCTGTACAGTCATCCACAGGATATGGTTGGGTAGCATCAAATGCCATTGACAATTCACCCTTAACCTGCACCCATACTGACACATCTGATAACCCCTGGTGGAGACTGGATCTTCTGGATTCTTACTACATCTCTAGAGTCGTCATCACTAACAGAAAAGACTGCTGTGCGGATCGACTCGACGGAGCAGAAATTCGTATTGGAAACTCTTTGGAAAACAACGGCAACAATAATCCCAGGTTAAATTATTGATGCTGTGAAAACATGTGAGAGAAAACTCTCAATTTTACAGACGATTATAAAGTTGTTGTTTTTCTCTTAGATGTGCTGTGCTGGATGGTGTGGCAGCGGGTCAGTCTGTGTCTGTGTCCTGTGACAATATGAACGGACGATATGTGA belongs to Paramisgurnus dabryanus chromosome 2, PD_genome_1.1, whole genome shotgun sequence and includes:
- the LOC135783420 gene encoding uncharacterized protein isoform X5, producing MEVHIQKNSQTNLSSSDDLALRGRAVQSSTAYGWVASNAIDNSPLTCTHTDTSDNPWWRLDLLDSYNISTVVITNRKDCCAERLNGAEIRIGNSLENNGNNNPRYAVLNGVAAGQSVSVSCYNTNGQYVNVVIPGSSKILSLAKVEVYQADDLALRGRAVQSSTAYGWVASNAIDNLPLTCTHTDTSDNPWWRLDLLDSYYISTVVITNRKDCCAERLNGAEIRIGNSLENNGNNNPRYAVLNGVAAGQSVSVSCHNTNGRYVNVIIPGSSKILSLAKVEVYQADDLALRGRAVQSSTAYGWVASNAIDNLPFTCTHTDTSDNPWWRLDLLDSYYISTVVITNRKDCCAERLNGAEIRIGNSLENNGNNNPRYAVLNGVPAGQSVSVSGHNMNGRYVNVIIPGSSKILSLAKVEVYKAEDLALRGRAVQSSTGYGWEASNAIDNLPFTCTHTDTSDNPWWRLDLLDSYYISTVVITNRKDCCAERLNGAEIRIGNSLENNGNNNPRYAVLNGLAAGQSVSVSCHNINGRYVNVIIPGRSKILSIAKVEVYQAEDLALRGRAVQSSTAYGWVASNAIDNLPFTCTHTDTSDNPWWRLDLLDSYYISTVVITNRKDCCAERLNGAEIRIGNSLENNCNNNPRYAVLNGVAAGQSVSVSCHNINGRYVNVIIPGRSKILSLAKVEVYQAEDLALRGRAVQSSTAYGWVASNAIDNLPLTCTHTDTSDNPWWRLDLLDSYYISTVVITNRKDCCAERLNGAEIRIGNSLKNNGNNNPRCVVLNGVAAGQSVSVSCHNMNGRYVNVIIPGSSKILSLAKVEVYKAENLALKGRAVQSSTGYGWVASNAIDNSPLTCTHTDTSDNPWWRLDLLDSYYISRVVITNRKDCCADRLDGAEIRIGNSLENNGNNNPRCAVLDGVAAGQSVSVSCDNMNGRYVNVIIPGSSKILSLAQVEVYKADDLALRGRAVQSSTAYGWVASNAIDNSPLTCTHTDTSDNPWWRLDLLDSYYISTVVITNRGDCCAERLDGAEILIGNSLENNGNNNPRCAVLNGVAAGQSVSVNCHNRNGRYVNVIIPGRSKILSLAKVEVYQAGTGVLRG